One window from the genome of Myripristis murdjan chromosome 6, fMyrMur1.1, whole genome shotgun sequence encodes:
- the LOC115360222 gene encoding dynein light chain roadblock-type 2-like — protein MASEVEETLKRIEGQRGVVGTVVCNADGIPIRSSLDGVATAQYARLLRKLTVMAKSAVRDIDPQNDLTFLRLRSQKCEIMVGLENEFLVIVIQNLHQ, from the exons ATGGCT TCTGAAGTTGAAGAAACACTGAAGAGGATCGAAGGCCAAAGAGGTGTGGTTGGAACCGTGGTTTGTAATGCCGACG gtattCCAATCAGATCATCTTTAGATGGTGTAGCAACAGCCCAGTACGCAAGGCTTCTTCGTAAACTCACGGTGATGGCCAAGAGCGCAGTCCGGGACATCGACCCTCAGAATGACCTCACCTTCCTCCGCCTCCGCTCTCAGAAATGTGAGATCATGGTTGGACTAG AGAACGAGTTTCTGGTGATAGTCATCCAGAACCTACATCAGTAG
- the nudt7 gene encoding peroxisomal coenzyme A diphosphatase NUDT7, which produces MMDKKDEVIANLKRFDIGSTFSYLPVLPKASVLVPLFVRQGELHVLMTLRSKQLRSGAGEVCFPGGKRDPGDRDDTDTALREAQEEIGLPPEQVQVVCTLFPIINKSGLLVTPVVGFIEESFCPRPNPTEVSAVFTVPLDFFTRERDHTACSLPETTGFLHSFHYTSPDSGDRYHIWGLTAILATVVAVLALRRKPEFDVGFDSEDPLTFFQQNLNRRISKL; this is translated from the exons ATGATGGACAAGAAGGATGAAGTAATTGCTAATTTGAAGCGGTTTGACATCGGAAGCACCTTCTCCTACCTGCCCGTCCTGCCCAAAGCCTCCGTCCTGGTCCCGCTGTTCGTGCGCCAAGGAGAGCTGCACGTCCTCATGACCCTGCGCTCAAAACAG CTGCGGAGCGGTGCCGGGGAGGTGTGTTTTCCAGGAGGGAAGCGGGACCCCGGTGACAGAGATGACACAGACACTGCCCTGAGGGAGGCACAGGAGGAGATCGGGCTTCCGCCTGAGCAGGTCCAGGTGGTCTGCACACTGTTTCCTATTATCAACAAG AGCGGGCTACTGGTGACCCCAGTTGTTGGATTCATAGAGGAGTCATTTTGTCCCCGTCCCAACCCCACTGAGGTGAGTGCCGTGTTCACCGTCCCTCTGGACTTCTTCACCAGGGAGAGGGACCACACCGCCTGCAGCCTCCCTGAGACAACCGGCTTCTTGCACAGTTTCCATTATACGAGCCCTGATTCAGGAGACCGCTATCACATATGGGGTCTGACTGCCATATTGGCCACGGTGGTTGCAGTCCTTGCTCTCAGGAGAAAGCCCGAGTTTGATGTTGGGTTTGACTCCGAGGACCCGCTGACATTCTTCCAGCAGAATCTAAACAGAAGAATCAGTAAACTATGA
- the psmd7 gene encoding 26S proteasome non-ATPase regulatory subunit 7 produces MPELAVENVVVHPLVLLSVVDHFNRIGKVGNQKRVVGVLLGSWQKKILDVSNSFAVPFDEDDKDDSVWFLDHDYLENMYGMFKKVNARERIVGWYHTGPKLHKNDIAINELIKQYCTNSVLVIIDVKPKDLGLPTEAYISVEEIHDDGTPTSKTFEHVTSEIGAEEAEEVGVEHLLRDIKDTTVGTLSQRITNQVHGLKGLNSKLLDIRSYLERVVAGKLPINHQIIYQLQDVFNLLPDVNLLEFTKAFYLKTNDQMLVVYLASLIRSVVALHNLINNKISNRDAERKEGQEKEEGKKEKKDDKEKKEEKEKEKGDTTKKDEKKKK; encoded by the exons ATGCCGGAGTTAGCGGTAGAAAATGTGGTTGTTCACCCTTTAGTGTTGCTCAGTGTGGTGGATCATTTTAACAG AATAGGAAAAGTTGGCAATCAGAAACGAGTGGTTGGTGTTCTCCTTGGCTCATGGCAGAAGAAAATCCTTGATGTCTCAAATAGCTTTGCTG TGCCATTTGATGAGGATGACAAGGATGACTCGGTGTGGTTCTTGGACCATGACTACTTGGAGAACATGTATGGCATGTTCAAGAAAGTTAATG CCAGAGAAAGGATAGTTGGGTGGTACCACACGGGGCCAAAGTTGCACAAGAATGACATTGCCATCAACGAGCTCATAAAGCAGTACTGCACAAATTCG GTGTTAGTCATCATAGATGTGAAGCCCAAAGACCTTGGTCTACCCACAGAAGCATACATCTCAGTGGAGGAAATACATGAT GATGGGACTCCGACATCCAAGACGTTTGAACATGTCACCAGTGAGATTGGAGCTGAGGAAGCTGAGGAAGTCGGAGTGGAGCACCTGCTCAG AGACATCAAGGATACAACAGTGGGCACTCTGTCCCAGCGTATCACGAACCAGGTGCACGGCCTGAAGGGACTCAACTCTAAACTGCTGGACATCCGGTCTTACCTGGAGAGAGTAGTAGCAGGCAAGCTGCCCATCAACCACCAGATCATCTACCAGCTGCAGGATGTCTTCAACCTGCTTCCAGATGTAAACCTACTG GAGTTCACAAAAGCCTTCTACTTGAAGACCAATGACCAGATGCTGGTGGTCTACCTGGCCTCGCTCATACGGTCTGTGGTGGCTCTGCACAACCTGATCAACAACAAGATTTCCAACCGAGAcgcagagaggaaggaaggacaggagaaagaggagggcaaaaaagagaagaaagatgacaaggagaagaaagaagaaaaagagaaggagaaaggagacaCCACcaagaaagatgaaaagaagaaaaaatga
- the hprt1l gene encoding hypoxanthine phosphoribosyltransferase 1, like, which translates to MASCLQIADDERGHELELFCVPKHYENDLDRVIIPHGLIMDRTERLARDIIRDMGEHHIVALCVLKGGYKFFADLLDYIKALNQNSDKSVPLTVDFIRLKSYCNDKSTNNVKVIGGDELSNLSGKNVLIVEDIVETGRTMQTLLSLLSECNPKMVKVVSLLVKRTPRSSGYRPDYIGFEVPDAFLVGYALDYNEYFRDLSHICIMNDQAKEKYKV; encoded by the exons ATGGCTTCCTGCCTGCAG atcGCTGACGATGAGAGAGGCCATGAGCTGGAGCTTTTCTGTGTGCCCAAACATTACGAGAATGATTTGGACAGGGTGATCATCCCCCATGGACTGATCATGGACAG GACAGAGCGTCTGGCCCGCGACATAATCCGGGATATGGGGGAACACCACATTGTGGCTCTGTGCGTCCTTAAAGGAGGCTATAAATTCTTTGCAGACCTGCTGGACTACATCAAAGCTCTGAACCAGAACAGCGATAAATCAGTCCCGCTGACGGTGGATTTCATTAGGCTAAAGAGCTACTGT AACGACAAATCAACGAACAACGTCAAAGTCATAGGAGGGGATGAACTGTCCAATCTATCGGGCAAG AATGTTTTGATAGTTGAG GACATAGTGGAGACGGGGAGGACAATGCAGACGCTACTTTCCCTGCTGAGTGAATGTAATCCCAAGATGGTTAAAGTGGTAAG TCTTCTGGTGAAGAGAACCCCGAGGAGTTCAGGGTACAGACCAGACT ACATTGGGTTTGAGGTGCCGGACGCCTTCCTGGTGGGCTACGCTCTGGATTACAACGAGTACTTCAGAGATCTCAGT caCATCTGCATAATGAACGATCAAGCAAAGGAGAAGTACAAAGTGTGA